One Rosa chinensis cultivar Old Blush chromosome 5, RchiOBHm-V2, whole genome shotgun sequence genomic region harbors:
- the LOC112166696 gene encoding extensin-2-like — translation MASLWPSLLYALAICFIATSVAAGGDDKPYVYASPPPPPSYHYKSPPPYQSKSPPYYYKSPPPPSPSPPPPRYVYKSPPPPYAYKSPPPPSPSPPPPYVYKSPPPPSPSPPPPYIYKSPPPPSPSPPPPYMYKSPPPPSPSPPPPYVYKSPPPPSPSPPPPYIYKSPPPPSPSPPPPYIYKSPPPPSPSPPPPYVYKSPPPPSPSPPPPYIYKSPPPPPYVYKSPPPPSPSPPPPYVYKSPPPPSPSPPPPYIYKSPPPPPYVYKSPPPPSPSPPPPYIYKSPPPPSPSPPPPYVYKSPPPPSPSPPPPYIYTSPPPPSPSPPPPYIYKSPPPPPYVYKSPPPPSPSPPPPYIYKSPPPPSPSPPPPYVYKSPPPPSPSPPPPYIYKSPPPPSPSPPPPYVYKSPPPPSPSPPPPYIYKSPPPPSPSPPPPYVYKSPPPPSPSPPPPYIYKSPPPPSPSPPPPYVYKSPPPPSPSPPPPYIYKSPPPPPSPSPPPPYIYKSPPPPSPSPPPPYVYKAPPPPSPSPPPPYIYKSPPPPSPSPPPPYVYKSPPPPSPSPPPPYIYKSPPPPSPSPPPPYIYKSPPPPSPSPPPPYVYKSPPPPSPSPPPPYVYKSPPPPSPSPPPPYVYKSPPPPSPSPPPVYYYKSPPPPSPPPPNPYYYKSPPPPTHY, via the coding sequence ATGGCCAGTCTATGGCCAAGCCTGCTGTATGCATTGGCTATATGCTTTATAGCCACCAGTGTAGCTGCTGGTGGTGATGATAAACCTTATGTTTATGCATCTCCACCTCCACCACCCTCTTATCACTACAAGTCTCCACCACCTTACCAGTCCAAGTCACCTCCGTACTACTACAAGTCCCCTCCTCCACCTTCACCATCACCTCCTCCTCCACGATATGTGTATAAGTCGCCTCCCCCACCGTATGCTTACAagtcacctccaccaccatctccatcacctcctcctccttatgTATACaagtcaccaccaccaccttctCCATCCCCACCTCCACCTTACATATATAAATCAccgccaccaccatcaccatcacctcCTCCACCATACATGTACaagtcaccaccaccaccatctcctTCACCTCCTCCACCTTATGTCTACaagtcaccaccaccaccttctccatctccacctcctcctTATATTTAtaaatcaccaccaccaccatcaccttCACCTCCTCCACCATACATTTACaagtcaccaccaccaccatctccttcacctcctcctccttatgTCTACAAGTCACCACCACCGCCATCACCATCTCCTCCACCACCATACATTTACAAGTCACCACCTCCTCCACCCTATGTGTACAAgtccccaccaccaccatctccttcacctcctcctccttatgTGTATAagtcacctccaccaccatcaccatctCCTCCACCACCATACATTTACAAGTCACCACCTCCTCCACCCTATGTGTACAAgtccccaccaccaccatcaccttCACCTCCTCCACCATACATTTACAAGTCACCACCTCCTCCATCCCCATCCCCTCCTCCACCCTATGTCTACAAGTCCCCGCCACCACCATCACCTTCACCTCCTCCACCATACATTTACacgtcaccaccaccaccatcaccatctCCTCCACCACCGTACATTTACAAGTCACCACCTCCTCCACCCTACGTGTACAAgtccccaccaccaccatcaccttCACCTCCTCCACCATACATTTACaagtcaccaccaccaccatctccttcacctcctcctccttatgTCTACaagtcaccaccaccaccatcaccatctCCTCCACCACCATACATTTACAAGTCACCACCTCCTCCATCCCCATCACCTCCTCCACCCTATGTGTACAAgtccccaccaccaccatcaccttCACCTCCTCCACCATACATTTACAagtcacctccaccaccatctccttcacctcctcctccttatgTCTACaagtcaccaccaccaccatcaccatctCCTCCGCCACCATACATTTACAAGTCACCACCTCCTCCGTCTCCATCACCTCCCCCTCCCTATGTGTACaagtcaccaccaccaccttctccatctccacctcctcctTACATTTAtaaatcaccaccaccaccaccatcaccgtCACCTCCTCCTCCTTACATTTACaagtctcctcctcctccatctccATCACCACCCCCACCATATGTTTACAaggcaccaccaccaccatcaccatctCCTCCACCACCATACATTTACAAGTCACCACCTcctccatctccatcacctccccCTCCCTATGTGTACAAATCACCGCCACCACcttctccatctccacctcctcctTACATTTAtaaatcaccaccaccaccatcaccgtCACCTCCTCCTCCTTACATTTACaagtctcctcctcctccatctccATCACCACCCCCACCATATGTTTACaagtcaccaccaccaccgtctCCGTCACCTCCCCCTCCTTATGTCTATAAGTCCCCACCTCCTCCATCCCCATCGCCCCCTCCTCCTTATGTCTAcaaatcaccaccaccaccatcaccttCACCTCCTCCAGTTTACTACTATAAGTCGCCACCTCCACCATCACCCCCACCGCCCAACCCTTATTATTACAAATCTCCTCCACCACCAACTCATTACTAA
- the LOC112166671 gene encoding vegetative cell wall protein gp1-like, with protein MMMKLSLLSILVFSLSHFHVVRSDNAPAPAPAPKLANPPPTPPPAASPALTPTASPPASPPTHSPPPAASPKSSPPTSTPPAAAPTVSPATPPPASPVSPAASPSANGSSPVQAPATQPPTVASPVATPVSAPKSSPSGAPPVAETPETAATPSSSSIPSSATPSESPAMFPSSSSPPSPTPAGLSPEGAAASPASDDTSGSEPKYGVGFILSGLSICVALAL; from the coding sequence atgatgatgaaactaTCTCTACTCTCTATATTGGTTTTCTCTCTGTCACATTTCCATGTGGTGCGATCAGACAATGCGCCGGCTCCTGCTCCTGCTCCCAAACTCGCAAACCCGCCTCCAACGCCTCCTCCCGCGGCTTCTCCGGCACTTACTCCGACCGCTTCTCCTCCGGCATCCCCTCCGACTCACTCTCCTCCGCCTGCGGCTTCCCCAAAATCCTCTCCACCAACTTCGACTCCTCCGGCCGCCGCGCCGACCGTCTCGCCggcaactcctcctccggcgtcACCCGTTTCTCCAGCGGCTAGCCCGTCCGCAAATGGGTCGTCGCCGGTTCAAGCCCCGGCCACGCAGCCGCCGACTGTGGCCTCTCCCGTTGCGACTCCGGTGAGCGCTCCGAAGTCAAGCCCATCTGGGGCTCCGCCGGTTGCAGAGACTCCCGAGACTGCGGCGACCCCATCATCGTCGAGCATTCCTTCGTCTGCAACCCCGTCGGAGTCGCCGGCGATGTTCCCGTCGAGCAGTAGCCCACCAAGTCCGACGCCGGCGGGTCTGTCGCCTGAGGGCGCGGCGGCGAGTCCCGCTAGTGATGATACGTCGGGTTCGGAGCCCAAGTATGGAGTTGGGTTCATTTTGAGTGGGCTCTCTATCTGCGTCGCTTTGGCTCTCTAA